A region from the Indicator indicator isolate 239-I01 chromosome 4, UM_Iind_1.1, whole genome shotgun sequence genome encodes:
- the TRMT5 gene encoding tRNA (guanine(37)-N1)-methyltransferase: protein MGQTGILVMGTRTLWRFGYSARLLKTNHFRTAASNTSFPAVWMLLAQYSGRIPGLFVVVKKNSFFTMPETLKDKAVELYAPHPEVRGMTLLNREAFKRTVVVPVLKVKKEIISVLLKSLKHMVLQRPGLKRVVEDPEDEDSRFLILDPHKVPEFSLGEPEQEVLKQLSVCPEVSKYNLELTYENFKSEEILRAVLPEGQEVTSGFSRVGHIAHLNLRDHQLPYRYLIGQVIIDKNPGITCAVNKTSIIDSTYRNFQMEVLAGESNLVTKVKENNITYELDFSKVYWNPRLSTEHGRIVELLKPGDVLFDVFAGIGPFAIPAARKKCHVFANDLNPESYSWLLHNCKLNKVDSKVKAFNMDGRDFLLGPVREELSKELPLLNEEQKTSFHIVMNLPALAIEFLDAFRHLLDGEPCSTAALPIVHCYSFSKHDDPAKDIQERAGASLGTSLDGRCSTYLVRNVAPNKEMLCISFQVPAEVLYKRPCPSEAKPASKRLCTSKDYSEEKLLS, encoded by the exons GACTTTATGGAGATTTGGATACTCTGCCAGACTACTGAAAACTAATCATTTTAGGACAGCTGCATCAAATACATCATTTCCAGCAGTTTGGATGCTGTTGGCTCAATATTCTGGCAGAATACCTGGGCTGTTTGtagtagttaaaaaaaatagcttttttaCAATGCCTGAAACCCTGAAGGATAAAGCTGTAGAACTGTAcgcaccacatcctgaagtgcgAGGGATGACACTTCTCAACAGAGAAGCTTTTAAAAGGACAGTCGTTGTTCCAGTTCTTAAAGTCAAGAAAGAAATTATAAGTGTTTTGCTAAAGTCCCTAAAACACATGGTACTACAGCGTCCTGGTCTGAAGCGAGTGGTGGAGGATCCAGAAGATGAGGACAGTAGATTTCTTATTTTGGATCCTCATAAAGTACCAGAATTTTCACTGGGAGAACCAGAACAAGAGGTATTAAAACAGCTCAGCGTTTGTCCTGAGGTGTCCAAATATAACTTGGAGCTGACTTATGAGAATTTCAAGTCAGAGGAGATCCTACGAGCAGTCCTTCCTGAAGGTCAAGAAGTCACCTCTGGATTTAGCCGTGTTGGTCACATAGCTCATTTGAATcttagagatcatcagctccccTACAGATATTTGATAG GCCAGGTTATAATTGACAAGAATCCAGGAATCACCTGTGCAGTGAATAAAACCAGTATCATTGACAGCACCTACAGGAACTTCCAAATGGAAGTGCTTGCTGGAGAGAGCAACCTGGTAACCAAG gtcaaagaaaataatattacCTATGAACTGGACTTTTCCAAAGTCTACTGGAATCCACGTCTTTCCACAGAACATGGCCGTATCGTTGAGCTGTTAAAGCCTGGTGATGTCCTTTTCGATGTCTTTGCTGGGATTGGACCTTTTGCTATtccagcagcaaggaaaaagTGCCATGTATTTGCAAATGATCTCAATCCTGAATCCTACAGCTGGCTCCTGCACAACTGCAAACTAAACAAAGTGGACAGCAAAGTAAAAGCGTTCAACATGGATGGCAGAGACTTCCTCCTGGGGCCAGTAAGAGAAGAACTAAGTAAAGAGCTCCCACTTCTGaatgaagaacagaaaacatCTTTCCATATAGTCATGAATTTGCCAGCTTTGGCTATTGAATTTCTAGATGCCTTCAGGCATCTTCTGGATGGAGAgccatgcagcactgctgcccttcCCATAGTGCACTGCTACAGTTTCTCCAAGCATGATGACCCTGCCAAAGATATTCAAGAACGAGCTGGAGCTTCACTGGGAACCTCCTTGGATGGACGCTGTTCTACTTACCTGGTTAGAAATGTTGCACCAAACAAGGAGATGCTGTGCATTAGTTTCCAggttccagcagaggtgctgtacaAGAGGCCCTGCCCCAGTGAAG